From Penaeus vannamei isolate JL-2024 chromosome 12, ASM4276789v1, whole genome shotgun sequence, the proteins below share one genomic window:
- the LOC113812830 gene encoding oplophorus-luciferin 2-monooxygenase non-catalytic subunit isoform X2: MTDLKVSPPCAAAAAIFPCRCSNTSSGVVTLSCDGVTEAGVAERALHAEGYGANPLGAFHLRWGTVTVVAADFFGERSFEEVLLHHNRLETMEAESLGSMKEDLVTLDLNNNRLTVPPFMQLVGFNKLTSFSQSGNLLTDLADMAELTSTFPSLRNLELAGNLIGNLPAKVFQFLPEVRTIDLSFNNISYIDLDAFLGLTKVDQVLLEGNNLNHLGSAEVGRVVLYSEVGLLSLKDSKIEVLEAGFVEGLGDRSNLALSRNPMLHFHEDVFGDLLRNITVSDIPEKTGLAFYYNFIQCDCDFLWLAKDRWLNVHVYGGFCAPRSDDWKKWVSLHSVDVEELEKNCSSLNTPEPPGPLGGRGGVLGG; the protein is encoded by the exons GTGAGCCCCCcctgcgccgccgccgccgccatcttcCCGTGCCGCTGCTCCAACACGTCTTCGGGAGTCGTGACGCTCAGCTGTGACGGCGTGACGGAGGCGGGCGTGGCGGAGAGGGCGCTGCACGCTGAGGGTTACGGCGCCAATCCCCTGGGGGCGTTCCACTTGCGCTGGGGCACCGTCACCGTCGTCGCCGCGGACTTCTTCG GAGAGAGATCCTTCGAGGAGGTCCTATTACACCACAACCGCCTCGAGACAATGGAGGCGGAGTCCCTCGGGTCCATGAAGGAGGACCTGGTTACGCTCGACCTTAACAACAACCGACTCACCGTGCCGCCCTTCATGCAGCTGGTG gGTTTCAACAAACTGACCTCCTTCAGCCAGTCCGGCAACCTCCTGACGGACCTCGCCGACATGGCCGAGCTGACGAGTACCTTCCCGAGCCTGAGGAACCTCGAACTGGCTGGAAACCTCATCGGAAACCTCCCGGCGAAGGTGTTTCAGTTCCTCCCGGAGGTTCGGACGATCGACCTGTCCTTCAATAACatcag CTACATCGACCTCGACGCCTTCCTCGGGCTGACGAAGGTGGACCAGGTCCTCCTCGAAGGCAACAACCTCAACCACTTGGGATCTGCGGAAGTTGGGAGGGTCGTCCTTTATAGCGAGGTCGGCCTCCTGAGTCTCAAGGACAGTAAGATCGAAGTTCTTGAGGCTGGGTTTGTGGAAG GCCTCGGGGATCGCTCGAACCTCGCCCTCTCAAGGAACCCGATGCTCCACTTCCACGAGGACGTCTTCGGAGATCTTCTGAGGAACATCACCGTCTCGGACATCCCGGAGAAGACGGGGCTCGCTTTTTACT aCAACTTCATCCAATGCGACTGCGACTTCCTGTGGCTCGCCAAGGACAGGTGGCTCAACGTCCACGTGTACGGCGGGTTCTGTGCACCGAGAAGCGACGACTGGAAGAAGTGGGTGAGTCTCCACAGCGTCGACGtggaggaactcgagaagaaCTGTTCTTCGCTGAACACGCCTGAGCCTCCTGGTCCTCTGGGGGGGCGTGGAGGAGTTTTGGGGggttaa